From one Meles meles chromosome 18, mMelMel3.1 paternal haplotype, whole genome shotgun sequence genomic stretch:
- the LOC123929755 gene encoding galectin-3-binding protein: MAIPLPLWMWLLVAGTQGAEDGDMRLADGNTPSEGRVEIFYRGQWGTVCDNLWDLTDAGVVCRALGFTNATEALGGAAFGPGTGPVMLDEVECTGTEPSLANCTSLGWLKSRCRHSQDASAVCTNETRSTHTLDLSDELPTALEQIFDSQMGCDLSIRVRVREQQQEGLDLCAHRLILSSNPEAQALWKEPGRTVTMEVDAECLPVVRDFIRYFYSRRLAVSLTSMKCFHKLASAYGARQLQSFCAGLFAILLPEDPSFQMPLDLYAYALATRDPVLEELCVQFLAWNFEALTQAEAWPAVPTALLRLLLSRSELAVPGELALLTALDVWVQERQPSRREVEGLVEQIRFPMMLPEVLFELQFNLSLYGGHEALFQKKILLALEFHTVPLRLLAQHRGLNLSEDAYRPRLYTSPTWSASVSGNSQVSSGYWNDNYRSFQTPQHPSFLFQNKRISWSLVYLPTVQSCWNYGFSCSSDEVPLLGLSKSDYSDPTIGYENKALMVCGGRFVAQVTDFEGQKARIPSALGTNSSRSASLFPCPAGSFSSYQAVIRPFYLTNSSDVD; encoded by the exons ATGGCCATCCCATTGCCCCTCTGGATGTGGCTGCTGGTGGCAGGGACTCAAG GCGCGGAAGATGGGGACATGCGGCTGGCAGACGGGAACACCCCCAGCGAGGGCCGCGTGGAGATCTTCTACAGAGGCCAGTGGGGGACCGTGTGTGACAACCTGTGGGACCTGACGGATGCCGGCGTCGTCTGCCGGGCCCTGGGGTTTACGAATGCCACTGAGGCTCTGGGAGGAGCGGCCTTTGGGCCAG GCACCGGCCCGGTCATGCTGGACGAGGTGGAGTGCACGGGGACGGAGCCCTCGCTAGCCAACTGCACGTCGCTGGGCTGGCTGAAGAGCCGGTGCAGGCACAGTCAGGACGCCAGCGCCGTCTGCACCAACG aaaCCCGGAGCACCCACACCCTTGACCTGTCGGATGAGCTCCCCACGGCCCTCGAGCAGATCTTTGACAGCCAGATGGGCTGTGACCTGTCCATCAGGGTGCGGGTgcgggagcagcagcaggagggccTGGACTTGTGCGCCCACAGGCTGATCCTGTCTTCCAACCCCGAGGCCCAGGCCCTGTGGAAGGAGCCGGGCCGCACGGTCACCATGGAGGTGGACGCAGAGTGCCTGCCTGTCGTCAGAGACTTCATCAG GTACTTCTACTCCCGGAGGCTGGCCGTCTCCCTGACATCCATGAAGTGCTTCCACAAGCTCGCCTCCGCCTACGGCGCCCGGCAGCTGCAGAGTTTCTGCGCTGGCCTCTTTGCCATCCTCCTCCCCGAGGACCCCTCTTTCCAGATGCCCCTGGACCTCTACGCCTACGCCCTGGCCACGCGGGACCCCGTGCTGGAGGAGCTGTGTGTGCAGTTCCTGGCCTGGAACTTCGAGGCCCTGACGCAGGCCGAGGCCTGGCCGGCCGTGCCCACGGCCCTGCTGCGGCTCCTGCTGTCCAGGAGCGAGCTGGCCGTGCCCGGCGAGCTGGCACTGCTGACAGCCTTGGACGTGTGGGTCCAGGAGAGGCAGCCTTCCCGCAGGGAGGTGGAGGGCCTGGTGGAGCAGATCCGGTTCCCCATGATGCTGCCCGAGGTCCTGTTCGAGCTGCAGTTCAACCTGTCCCTGTACGGGGGCCATGAGGCGCTGTTCCAGAAGAAGATCCTGCTGGCGCTGGAGTTCCACACGGTGCCGCTGCGGCTGCTGGCCCAGCACAGGGGCCTGAACCTCAGCGAGGACGCCTACCGGCCGCGGCTCTACACCTCGCCCACCTGGAGCGCCTCCGTCTCCGGCAATTCCCAGGTCTCGTCCGGCTACTGGAACGACAACTACCGGTCCTTCCAGACCCCGCAGCACCCCAGCTTCCTGTTCCAGAACAAGCGCATCTCCTGGTCTCTGGTCTACCTGCCCACCGTCCAGAGCTGCTGGAACTACGGGTTCTCGTGCTCCTCGGACGAGGTCCCCCTCCTGGGCCTCTCCAAGTCTGACTACTCAGATCCCACCATCGGCTATGAAAACAAAGCCCTGATGGTCTGTGGGGGGCGCTTCGTGGCCCAGGTCACGGACTTTGAGGGACAGAAGGCCAGGATCCCCAGTGCCCTGGGCACCAACAGTTCCCGGAgcgcctccctcttcccctgcccggCAGGCTCCTTCAGCAGCTACCAAGCGGTCATCCGTCCCTTCTACCTGACCAACTCCTCCGACGTGGACTAG